In one Rutidosis leptorrhynchoides isolate AG116_Rl617_1_P2 chromosome 8, CSIRO_AGI_Rlap_v1, whole genome shotgun sequence genomic region, the following are encoded:
- the LOC139861627 gene encoding diphthine--ammonia ligase-like → MKVVGLVSGGKDSCFAMMKCLQYGHEVVALANLLPANDSVDELDSYMYQTVGHQIVVSYANCMGVPLFRRRIQGSTRRHDLSYNTTIGDEVEDMFILLKEVKKQLPSINAVSSGAIASDYQRLRVENVCSRLGLVSLAYLWKLDQSLLLQQMIENGIVAITVKVAAIGLDPSKHLGKEMSELWPHLLKLNELYGSNVCGEGGEYETLTLDCPLFKYARIVLDDFQLVLHDSNSIAPVGILHPVSFHCEDKPTSRNTTNGFYHENLGSVIEVQNESLEIVKEDTCPSSDLVFNLPELEKLKPCISKTQKDNTFTLSCWLQDPNQTSVDLQEDMKIVLLKIESELNEHGFSWENVVYIHLYISDMNIFAIANETYVNFITQEKCRFGVPSRSTIELPLSQVGLGKAYVEVLVANDQSKKVLHVQSISSWAPSCIGPYSQATLHKEILYMAGQLGLDPPTMSLIIGGPTAELEQALVNSEAIANSFNCSISTSAILFVIYCSKSTSIAERIGMQEKQNIILDQMKLVNLDKKRLSGVLNPLLLFVLVPDLPKRAFVEVKPVLFVDDDDDTEIVEDANDHVMSDRKHRTSPFDLCFQSEKWHDECVQECFVHGRICAVILSITTETANKICFNADNLPSITVEEKTKRVAKFCVYRLDKVLSENHFSWDDLMNLRIYYSTSHDISHETLSLIFKNVFDEFSETTKKVKTCNEPIFNVVPVIGSGSSATCMDDFITCELVARRT, encoded by the exons ATGAAGGTGGTAGGGTTAGTCAGTGGTGGCAAGGACAGTTGTTTTGCCATGATGAAGTGTCTTCAATATGGCCATGAG GTTGTTGCATTGGCCAACTTATTGCCTGCTAATGATTCTGTGGATGAACTTGATAGCTACATGTATCAAACT GTTGGTCATCAGATCGTTGTCAGTTACGCAAATTGCATGGGAGTGCCTTTGTTTAGACGAAGAATACAAGGATCCACCAG GCGTCATGACCTGAGCTACAACACGACTATTGGTGATGAAGTAGAAGACATGTTTATCTTGTTAAAAGAAGTTAAAAAACAGTTACCTTCTATTAACGCAGTCTCATCTGGTGCAATTGCTTCTGACTATCAAAGATTACGAGTAGAAAATGTTTGTTCAAGACTAGGGCTTGTTTCTCTAGCGTATTTATGGAAACTAGATCAATCGTTACTCCTACAACAAATG ATTGAAAATGGGATTGTCGCTATCACGGTAAAG GTTGCAGCGATTGGTTTAGATCCTTCAAAGCACTTGGGAAAAGAGATGTCGGAACTATGGCCACACCTTCTTAAGTTAAACGA GTTATATGGAAGTAATGTATGCGGTGAAGGGGGAGAGTATGAGACATTGACTCTTGATTGTCCCCTCTTTAAA TATGCTCGAATTGTTCTAGACGATTTTCAACTTGTACTTCATGATTCAAACTCAATAGCTCCTGTTGGGATTCTTCATCCTGTATCATTTCATTGTGAAGATAAACCAACTTCTCGAAACACAACCAACGGTTTTTATCATGAGAATTTGGGATCCGTAATTGAAGTACAAAACGAATCTCTGGAAATAGTCAAAGAAGACACGTGTCCGTCATCTGATCTTGTCTTCAATTTACCCGAACTCGAAAAGCTTAAACCTTGTATATCAAAAACTCAAAAAGATAACACCTTTACCCTATCTTGTTGGCTGCAGGACCCGAATCAAACTTCAGTAG ATTTGCAGGAGGATATGAAGATAGTTTTACTGAAAATCGAATCGGAGCTTAACGAACATGGTTTTTCATGGGAGAATGTAGTTTACATTCATCTTTACATTTCAGATATGAATATTTTTGCTATTGCAAACGAAACGTACGTGAATTTCATAACTCAAGAGAAATGTCGGTTTGGTGTGCCGTCCCGTAGTACAATCGAACTTCCGTTATCACAAGTTGGTCTTGGGAAGGCTTACGTCGAAGTGCTCGTAGCAAATGATCAAAGTAAGAAAGTTCTTCATGTGCAGAGCATTTCTTCATGGGCCCCTAGTTGTATCGGACCATATAGTCAG GCAACGTTGCATAAAGAGATACTTTACATGGCGGGGCAGTTGGGGCTTGACCCTCCAACCATGTCGTTAATTATTGGGGGGCCCACTGCTGAGCTGGAACAAGCCTTGGTGAATAGTGAAGCTATTGCAAACTCGTTCAATTGTTCGATAAGTACATCTGCCATACTGTTTGTGATATATTGTTCAAAGTCTACCTCGATAGCGGAAAGAATCGGTATGCAAGAAAAGCAGAATATAATCCTTGATCAGATGAAGTTAGTCAACTTAGATAAGAAACGTCTTTCTGGAGTTTTAAATCCTCTTCTCTTGTTTGTGCTTGTCCCTGATCTGCCAAAAAG AGCTTTTGTTGAGGTGAAGCCAGTGCTATttgtggatgatgatgatgatacggaaATTGTGGAAGATGCTAATGATCACGTTATGTCTGATCGAAAACATAGAACGAGTCCATTTGACTTATGTTTTCAATCTGAGAAATGGCACGATGAGTGTGTTCAGGAGTGTTTTGTTCATGGCAGAATATGTGCAGTCATTTTATCCATTACAACTGAAACAGCTAATAAGATCTGTTTTAATGCTGACAATCTTCCGAGTATCACTGTTGAGGAGAAAACGAAAAGAGTAGCAAAGTTTTGTGTATATCGTCTTGATAAAGTCCTTTCAGAAAACCACTTTTCTTGGGATGATTTAATG AATTTGAGAATTTACTATTCAACAAGTCATGACATCTCTCATGAAACATTGTCACTCATTTTCAAAAACGTATTCGATGAATTTTCTGAAACAACCAAAAAGGTGAAGACTTGCAATGAACCCATTTTCAACGTTGTGCCTGTAATTGGGTCGGGGAGTTCTGCTACTTGTATGGATGATTTTATCACCTGTGAGCTAGTTGCTAGAAGAACTTGA